From Alphaproteobacteria bacterium, a single genomic window includes:
- a CDS encoding DUF2163 domain-containing protein, protein MKNISLELKKHLKSEVLTLTNCLKIERKDDQILGLTDHDEDLYIDGVLYKAQPGFNASAIHSQLGQLGLGDNLEIDLIESDLIKEEDILSGAFDNAYYTYFSINYKQLEQGKIILQSGYFGKIQLLEKHFLIELKSMSSLLNQTIGSVYTPYCRATLGDFQCGSKLQDYSVFGCVTGLRNEPSTHTYILQDNTRTEEDGYFDGGNLTWISGPFQGLTITIKKYLKKEQELTFFLPLPGKIVISDKYKLTPGCNKSLKICRDKFNNVINFRGEPFIPGTAYGRRK, encoded by the coding sequence ATGAAAAACATATCATTAGAGCTAAAAAAGCATCTAAAATCTGAAGTTTTAACATTGACCAATTGTTTAAAAATTGAACGTAAAGATGATCAGATTTTGGGACTCACTGATCATGATGAAGATCTTTATATTGATGGTGTATTATATAAAGCGCAACCCGGTTTTAATGCGAGTGCTATTCATAGTCAATTAGGTCAATTGGGGTTGGGGGACAATTTAGAAATTGATCTTATTGAAAGTGATTTGATCAAGGAAGAAGATATATTATCTGGTGCTTTTGATAATGCTTATTATACGTATTTTTCGATTAATTATAAGCAGTTAGAACAGGGTAAAATTATTCTTCAATCAGGTTATTTCGGTAAAATTCAATTATTAGAGAAACATTTTCTTATTGAACTTAAATCAATGTCTAGTTTACTAAACCAAACAATTGGTTCTGTCTACACACCTTATTGCAGAGCAACTTTGGGTGATTTTCAATGTGGTTCAAAACTTCAAGATTATAGTGTTTTTGGATGTGTCACAGGCTTGCGAAATGAGCCATCAACACATACATATATACTACAAGACAATACAAGAACAGAAGAAGATGGCTATTTTGACGGGGGAAATCTAACTTGGATAAGTGGCCCTTTTCAAGGGCTTACAATTACGATCAAAAAATATTTAAAAAAAGAGCAAGAATTAACCTTTTTTTTACCTCTTCCCGGCAAAATAGTTATATCGGATAAATACAAATTAACACCAGGATGTAATAAAAGCCTGAAAATATGTCGCGATAAATTTAATAACGTGATTAATTTTCGAGGCGAGCCATTCATTCCTGGAACAGCCTACGGGAGAAGAAAATGA
- a CDS encoding DMT family transporter: MNLRVGIEGDRPYIGILFYSISIFLSTMIGALTRFIGDIYPANEILFFRGLVVVLMMLGFFWIKKDFSLIVPKRPKVLLVRSIIGFIAVICSVKCYTSLPMAQATTIIQTTPFFIAFFAWPLLGEKITFAKIIAIIVGFIGIMATINPEINGLQYGLIFGLATAFLRCFTSIFMRTIGKTDNVYTSVFIYSLACMILSGIWLITNWVTPSLEHILIFLLMGVITFFSELSNSIGYRYAQAVILSPYSYFGLLWAAVLGYFFCGEVPTSSIVLGGSLIIGSGLYILYQEKNKPKKITQNI, encoded by the coding sequence ATGAATTTAAGGGTTGGCATTGAGGGCGATCGTCCTTACATAGGTATTTTGTTTTATTCTATTAGCATTTTTCTTTCGACAATGATCGGCGCATTAACACGGTTTATAGGCGATATTTATCCTGCAAATGAAATTTTGTTTTTCAGAGGCCTTGTTGTAGTGCTTATGATGCTTGGTTTCTTTTGGATAAAAAAAGATTTTTCTTTAATTGTGCCTAAACGTCCTAAGGTTTTGTTAGTAAGGTCTATTATAGGATTTATCGCTGTTATTTGCTCGGTTAAATGCTATACTTCTTTACCAATGGCGCAAGCAACGACCATTATTCAAACAACGCCATTTTTCATTGCTTTTTTTGCTTGGCCTTTGTTGGGAGAAAAAATAACTTTCGCAAAGATTATTGCCATTATTGTAGGTTTTATAGGGATTATGGCAACAATTAATCCTGAAATAAATGGTTTGCAATATGGACTTATTTTTGGATTAGCAACAGCTTTTTTGCGTTGTTTTACCTCTATATTTATGCGGACTATTGGAAAAACAGATAATGTTTATACAAGTGTTTTTATTTATAGTTTGGCTTGTATGATTTTGTCAGGCATATGGTTAATAACCAATTGGGTGACACCGAGCTTGGAACATATTTTAATTTTTTTATTAATGGGCGTTATAACTTTTTTTTCTGAATTATCCAATAGTATTGGTTATAGATATGCGCAGGCAGTAATATTATCGCCTTATAGTTATTTTGGGCTATTATGGGCAGCTGTTTTGGGTTATTTTTTCTGTGGTGAAGTGCCTACATCATCTATTGTTTTAGGTGGATCGCTTATCATTGGAAGTGGTTTGTACATATTATACCAAGAAAAAAACAAGCCTAAGAAAATTACACAAAATATTTAA
- a CDS encoding DMT family transporter, with the protein MRLKKIDTASDNPLYGILLYSGCVLCFALLGTAARYFNGVYPVNELIFFRSIVTIFIILGSAAWKKNKQIFKTNRPKIHFLRSLIGFSALTLLTLSYMELPLADASTIQYTSPFFVALFAWPILGERISMKQAIAILVGFSGIFFAFNPDLDNLNMGMVYGFLGTILTSLVSIFLRDMGKTENPITTVLYFNCICALISGGWLLYNWVTPSFSHVLLFLMLGVIAYFAQTFFTHSYKWAPAGLLAPFNYVGIIWYGALGYLIFGDLPSNTLLIGCSLVVCSGLYMVYLEIQKKKMLNHASYGQIRR; encoded by the coding sequence ATGAGATTAAAAAAAATAGATACTGCAAGTGATAATCCTTTATACGGTATATTGCTTTATTCGGGTTGTGTTCTCTGTTTTGCTTTATTAGGGACCGCCGCCCGGTATTTTAACGGTGTTTATCCGGTAAACGAACTTATCTTCTTTCGTTCAATTGTTACTATTTTTATTATTTTGGGCTCTGCTGCTTGGAAAAAAAACAAACAGATTTTTAAAACAAATCGTCCTAAGATACATTTTTTACGTTCATTAATAGGATTTTCAGCGCTCACATTGTTAACGCTTTCATATATGGAATTGCCTTTGGCAGATGCGTCAACAATTCAATATACAAGTCCTTTCTTCGTTGCGCTGTTTGCATGGCCAATTTTAGGCGAACGCATTTCTATGAAACAAGCAATAGCTATTCTTGTTGGTTTTTCAGGTATATTTTTTGCTTTTAACCCAGATCTTGATAATTTGAATATGGGGATGGTTTATGGTTTTCTAGGTACAATTTTAACGTCTCTGGTTTCTATTTTCTTACGCGATATGGGTAAAACTGAAAACCCAATCACAACAGTGCTTTATTTTAATTGTATTTGTGCACTTATTTCAGGAGGTTGGTTGTTATATAATTGGGTAACACCTAGTTTTTCACATGTATTACTTTTTTTAATGTTAGGTGTCATTGCTTATTTTGCACAAACATTTTTTACGCATTCTTATAAATGGGCACCAGCTGGCCTTTTAGCACCTTTTAATTATGTTGGTATTATTTGGTATGGTGCTTTGGGCTATTTGATCTTTGGAGATCTTCCTTCTAATACGCTTTTAATAGGGTGCAGCCTTGTTGTCTGTAGTGGCTTATATATGGTTTATTTGGAAATTCAAAAGAAGAAAATGCTTAACCACGCATCTTATGGTCAAATTCGTCGTTAG
- a CDS encoding phage tail protein: MAGFTFATAGAALGSALGLGSNVGWLGGHLISRLFNKNKSHHIEGKRLQDLSIQSSTYGRSIPIVYGQAIIGCNIIWSNGIKESAISEKKRLDHGTKIVETSYSYSTNLALGLCAGPIEGVLRIWANDVLIYDRSVHNAGPIKLYPPPIRLYDGSENQIPDPLIQSIEGVNNVPAFKNLAYLVLENFPLHDFKNKIPHFQVEIISKAQEITKTKTLDLISEDFDNICISKTSPYLYLRDGNLIQKVHRFNEHVVCSKDLTDELPRTDLVASSLFGQMCLDQTSNMLYAFVQNQLSSFIVCINTFDLSITMHNFNERIIADESIGFIDKNNLYTADFLKGNIRVYDKKSLERHDYFVPGCLNSGLHQRPGNFTKDTDGNIWLVSHDPLDQKNFYLTKFQYGLDAMSTKIKHHGYATHIAYDHKTQRLIINSSEGLLRLNPKTFEIEAKIRFKNSIGNAHSSFLNHPILNGFIWSFNDKTGFLIDLITFKVEKKIPFSTLNIQAFGLSFDEDLNCLWSKGKGLHKTLLDRFDSSSCRLNEVVADVLRRGGIDDTFHDCDLNQEQVLGYVISEPQSIYHALQPLMSAYFFNLRSQAHKISFFHPDKQKIIKIDPKDLGAHEVDAYGPNNEDLILLKQPADQLPEFVICHYASYERFYENSCQEVHKGGHKDAHKTYHLSLPFLLTDAKAQQIAEKTLALSWMHAIECIFSLPPSYIFLEPGDLVEILHHERVYQLMIVSIDMGANYLLEIKAVLHHISAYESCLEGIGATLERAKMVFPPEIIEENQDQ, translated from the coding sequence ATGGCAGGTTTTACTTTTGCCACAGCTGGTGCGGCACTTGGTTCAGCTTTAGGGCTTGGATCTAATGTTGGCTGGCTTGGTGGACATTTAATTTCAAGATTATTTAATAAAAACAAATCACATCACATTGAAGGGAAAAGATTACAAGATTTATCAATCCAAAGCTCAACCTATGGAAGATCAATTCCAATTGTTTATGGTCAAGCTATCATAGGCTGCAACATCATTTGGTCGAACGGTATTAAAGAATCAGCAATAAGTGAAAAAAAACGGCTCGATCACGGCACAAAAATTGTCGAAACATCGTATAGCTATTCGACAAATTTAGCACTTGGACTTTGTGCAGGTCCCATTGAAGGTGTGCTGCGGATCTGGGCGAATGATGTGTTGATTTATGACCGAAGTGTCCATAATGCAGGGCCCATTAAACTTTATCCTCCGCCTATCCGTCTTTATGACGGATCGGAAAATCAAATACCTGACCCCCTTATTCAATCAATAGAAGGCGTTAACAATGTTCCAGCTTTTAAAAATCTTGCCTATCTTGTGTTGGAAAATTTTCCATTACATGATTTCAAAAATAAAATACCACATTTTCAAGTCGAAATTATCTCTAAAGCCCAAGAAATCACAAAAACGAAAACGTTAGATCTTATATCGGAAGATTTTGATAATATATGCATTTCAAAAACGAGTCCCTATCTTTATCTACGTGATGGTAATCTGATTCAAAAAGTTCATCGTTTTAATGAACATGTTGTTTGTTCAAAAGATTTAACGGATGAATTACCACGTACTGATTTAGTTGCATCATCCTTATTTGGACAAATGTGTTTAGACCAAACATCAAATATGTTGTATGCGTTTGTACAAAACCAATTGTCTAGCTTTATTGTTTGTATTAATACGTTTGATTTAAGCATTACAATGCATAATTTTAATGAACGTATCATTGCTGATGAATCAATCGGCTTTATTGACAAAAATAATCTTTATACTGCAGATTTTCTTAAAGGGAATATTCGCGTTTATGATAAAAAAAGTTTAGAGCGTCATGATTATTTTGTACCTGGTTGCCTGAATTCTGGTCTTCATCAGCGTCCTGGCAATTTTACAAAAGATACTGACGGTAATATTTGGCTTGTTTCGCATGATCCACTTGATCAAAAAAATTTTTATTTAACCAAATTTCAATATGGACTTGATGCAATGAGCACTAAAATTAAGCATCATGGTTATGCGACTCATATTGCATATGATCATAAAACACAACGACTTATCATTAATTCTTCAGAAGGGCTCTTAAGGCTTAATCCAAAAACATTTGAAATTGAAGCTAAAATTCGTTTTAAAAATTCAATTGGCAATGCACATAGTTCTTTTTTAAATCATCCAATTCTAAATGGATTCATATGGAGTTTCAACGATAAAACAGGATTTTTAATTGATCTTATTACATTTAAAGTTGAAAAAAAGATTCCTTTTTCAACTCTTAATATACAAGCATTTGGTTTAAGCTTCGATGAAGATTTAAATTGTTTGTGGTCTAAAGGGAAGGGGCTTCACAAAACATTATTGGATCGTTTTGATTCATCATCTTGTCGGTTAAATGAGGTCGTTGCTGATGTCTTAAGGCGCGGCGGCATTGATGATACATTTCATGATTGTGATCTAAATCAAGAACAAGTTCTTGGTTATGTTATTTCAGAGCCTCAATCAATTTATCATGCCTTACAGCCCTTAATGTCCGCGTATTTTTTTAATCTACGATCTCAAGCACATAAAATTTCTTTTTTTCATCCGGATAAGCAAAAGATCATTAAAATTGACCCTAAAGACTTAGGGGCGCATGAAGTTGATGCATATGGTCCAAACAATGAAGATCTGATTTTGCTAAAACAACCTGCTGATCAATTACCTGAATTTGTCATTTGTCATTATGCATCTTATGAACGTTTTTATGAAAATTCATGCCAGGAGGTTCATAAAGGCGGCCACAAAGATGCCCACAAAACATATCATTTGTCATTGCCTTTTCTTTTAACGGATGCCAAAGCGCAGCAAATTGCCGAGAAAACATTGGCATTGTCATGGATGCACGCGATTGAATGTATCTTTTCATTACCACCTTCTTATATTTTTTTAGAACCCGGTGATTTAGTAGAAATTTTGCACCATGAACGTGTTTATCAATTGATGATTGTGAGCATTGATATGGGCGCCAATTATCTTTTAGAAATAAAGGCCGTTTTACACCATATAAGTGCTTATGAGAGCTGTTTAGAAGGTATCGGCGCAACTTTAGAAAGAGCCAAAATGGTTTTTCCACCTGAAATCATTGAAGAAAATCAAGATCAATAA
- a CDS encoding D-Ala-D-Ala carboxypeptidase family metallohydrolase has translation MIDFEPLRNSKGDILFSAQELKCKGSGGIRLARGFADYLIELREAFAQSMRVLSCCRSTHYNKKVGGALRSFHIYDDLDLPANGTCAIDIATPNPVEKKRLFYLAKSKGWSIGVYKNFLHLDRRSDYLLIKPVIFYREN, from the coding sequence ATGATTGATTTTGAACCACTTAGAAATAGTAAAGGCGATATTCTTTTTTCTGCGCAAGAATTGAAATGCAAAGGATCGGGCGGCATAAGATTGGCGCGTGGTTTTGCCGATTATCTTATTGAATTACGTGAAGCTTTTGCTCAATCAATGCGTGTTTTATCCTGCTGTAGAAGCACGCATTATAATAAAAAAGTAGGGGGCGCTTTAAGATCATTTCATATTTACGATGATCTGGATTTACCTGCAAATGGTACTTGTGCCATTGATATTGCAACACCTAATCCTGTTGAAAAAAAACGTTTGTTTTATCTTGCAAAATCAAAAGGGTGGAGTATCGGTGTGTATAAAAATTTTTTACATTTAGATAGGAGGTCAGATTATCTGCTTATTAAGCCAGTCATCTTTTATAGGGAGAATTAA
- a CDS encoding 3TM-type holin, translating to MGFPFLPFLAKTIKTALPQKILGFVFDIVEKVVDNKDQAGSIKGRLKLLAEENKLHELNEISKIVLAEVKSDNWLQKSWRPILMLSIMGIVINAYIIIPYLNMFLTQKIILPLPEAFFELLTFGVGGYVIGRSLENGVKKIKNRDWKGDGLY from the coding sequence ATGGGATTTCCATTTTTGCCGTTTTTAGCCAAAACAATTAAGACGGCATTGCCCCAAAAAATATTAGGGTTTGTATTTGATATCGTTGAAAAAGTCGTTGATAACAAAGACCAGGCGGGCAGTATTAAAGGAAGATTGAAGCTGCTGGCTGAAGAAAATAAATTACATGAACTTAATGAAATCAGCAAAATTGTGTTGGCTGAAGTTAAAAGCGACAATTGGCTTCAAAAATCGTGGCGTCCGATTTTAATGTTATCCATTATGGGAATTGTTATAAACGCTTATATCATCATTCCTTATTTGAACATGTTTTTAACGCAAAAGATAATATTGCCTCTGCCTGAGGCTTTTTTTGAGCTTTTGACCTTTGGTGTGGGTGGTTATGTGATTGGAAGATCGCTTGAAAATGGGGTTAAGAAAATAAAAAATCGTGATTGGAAGGGTGATGGATTGTATTAG
- a CDS encoding phosphatidylglycerophosphatase A has product MSNEIIQNNPNPSSPPHGVAWWIATVGGIGRSPVAPGTCGSLVALPMAWVIASLFGEKWLLLAIVIMFFVGWVCSSIVSKQMADHDPQEIIIDEVVGQWIALLFVPFNWHWYIIAFVFFRLFDIIKPWPINEAEKRFQNGFGVMIDDVIAGIFALAATHAIYLIVSFF; this is encoded by the coding sequence ATGAGTAATGAAATAATACAAAATAATCCAAATCCCTCTTCTCCTCCCCATGGCGTTGCCTGGTGGATTGCGACTGTAGGCGGTATTGGCCGTTCACCTGTTGCCCCTGGCACTTGTGGCTCTCTTGTTGCCTTGCCTATGGCTTGGGTTATCGCATCTTTGTTTGGTGAAAAATGGCTTTTATTAGCCATTGTCATTATGTTTTTTGTGGGATGGGTGTGTTCGTCTATTGTTTCAAAGCAAATGGCTGATCATGACCCTCAAGAAATTATTATTGATGAAGTTGTTGGTCAGTGGATAGCGCTTCTTTTTGTCCCCTTTAATTGGCATTGGTATATCATTGCTTTTGTGTTTTTTCGACTTTTCGACATCATTAAACCTTGGCCTATCAATGAAGCTGAAAAACGCTTCCAAAATGGCTTTGGTGTTATGATTGATGATGTGATAGCGGGTATTTTCGCCCTTGCGGCAACTCATGCTATCTATTTGATTGTTTCATTCTTTTAA
- the ispD gene encoding 2-C-methyl-D-erythritol 4-phosphate cytidylyltransferase: MSAKISVIIVAAGRGSRYSTVLPKQYELINGKTILRHTIDIFLNHPLTKDIMCVIHPDDVDLYNQAVTGLNIPCVFGGETRQDSVMNGLKSLKDTDLVFIHDAARPNLTSDKIDALINSFKDNETFGAILALPVTDTVKYVENGFIVKTLDRQNVFRAQTPQVFRFNVIYDCHIKAPHQNFTDDAALLEHFNHKVKIVLGDPSNIKITEPNDTKLMSASSMSLSRL, translated from the coding sequence ATGTCTGCCAAAATTAGCGTCATTATTGTTGCTGCAGGGCGTGGATCACGTTATTCAACGGTTTTGCCAAAGCAATATGAGCTAATTAATGGAAAAACAATTTTAAGGCACACCATCGATATCTTTTTAAATCATCCTTTAACCAAAGATATTATGTGTGTCATTCACCCAGATGATGTTGATTTATATAATCAAGCTGTAACAGGTTTAAACATCCCTTGTGTTTTTGGCGGCGAAACACGTCAAGATTCAGTGATGAATGGTCTTAAATCATTAAAAGATACGGATCTCGTTTTTATTCATGATGCTGCACGCCCGAACTTAACAAGCGATAAGATAGATGCTCTCATTAATAGCTTCAAAGATAATGAAACATTTGGGGCTATTTTAGCCCTCCCCGTTACTGATACAGTTAAATATGTTGAAAATGGCTTTATTGTTAAGACGTTAGATCGTCAAAATGTTTTCAGAGCTCAAACACCACAAGTGTTTCGATTCAATGTAATTTATGATTGCCATATAAAAGCCCCTCACCAAAATTTTACAGATGACGCAGCGCTTTTAGAACATTTTAATCACAAGGTTAAAATTGTCTTAGGCGATCCGTCTAATATAAAAATTACAGAGCCGAACGATACTAAACTTATGTCAGCATCTTCAATGTCACTGTCCAGATTATGA
- the greA gene encoding transcription elongation factor GreA, which translates to MEKIPMTVLGFAMLQDELKRLKTIERPSVIEALIEARSHGDLSENAEYDAAKERQGFVEGRIADIEDKLRRADVIDTELLSGDIVTFGATVKLADEETDEHTTYKIVGVDEADIKSGKISYTSPVAKGLIGKKIGENVIVTTPRGVRSFEILSIKFG; encoded by the coding sequence ATGGAAAAGATTCCAATGACAGTACTAGGTTTTGCAATGCTACAGGATGAATTAAAGCGTTTAAAAACAATTGAACGTCCTTCTGTCATTGAGGCACTTATTGAAGCACGTTCCCATGGTGATCTTTCTGAAAATGCTGAATATGATGCGGCAAAAGAACGACAAGGCTTTGTAGAGGGACGTATTGCTGATATTGAAGACAAATTAAGACGCGCCGACGTCATCGATACAGAATTACTTTCAGGCGACATCGTTACTTTTGGAGCGACCGTTAAACTTGCTGACGAAGAAACAGACGAACACACAACTTATAAAATTGTTGGTGTTGATGAAGCTGATATTAAGTCGGGCAAAATCTCATATACATCACCCGTTGCTAAAGGTCTTATTGGTAAAAAAATTGGTGAAAATGTAATTGTAACGACACCTCGAGGTGTTCGTTCTTTTGAAATTTTAAGCATTAAATTTGGTTAA
- a CDS encoding S41 family peptidase, which translates to MSKIKKLIFKNIFVFFFVFLINCNNRIVAAEQDKNLKSFFHKNILISQKTTENDQTPFKDDPSLKLIADVLPTALSILQVYYIDQPNFQNICFNGIKRILEKDDSFTFIVDQNKITLSKDGKIIDTYSILQPQDDLKYWIVTSLNVLNRAFEHSPKLYTITPEKILSYYMKGAAGSLDELTRYVPPHKSIPEHQIFIGNIKVEESEATSWSQVYNNVLYLRIKHFEPWTSNEVVSLLKGAKDKHEGIILDLRDNVGGRLEQAIEIADAFLDKGLLATSKGRHQDSYQKFEANGQRAVFNNPLILLVNQKSASAAEVLTAALKENDRALILGRKTYGKGSIQRVQGLPNDGSLVFTWASLYTPLGHRLNKVGIDPFLSIEKLNPAQLIWLKNLIKTGIAPQKLTNTSYMTGKSINPATLEKDELDLALSILSNKEFYKSALALQSQTNLTQNAIS; encoded by the coding sequence ATGAGCAAAATAAAAAAATTAATTTTCAAAAATATTTTTGTGTTTTTCTTTGTTTTTTTAATAAATTGCAACAATCGGATTGTTGCTGCTGAACAAGATAAAAATTTAAAATCCTTTTTCCACAAAAATATATTGATTTCACAAAAAACAACTGAAAATGATCAAACACCTTTTAAAGATGATCCAAGTTTAAAACTAATTGCAGACGTTTTACCAACAGCATTATCTATTTTACAAGTTTATTATATTGATCAACCTAATTTTCAAAATATCTGTTTTAATGGTATCAAAAGAATTCTTGAAAAAGATGATTCTTTTACATTTATCGTTGATCAAAATAAAATTACACTTAGCAAAGATGGAAAAATAATTGATACATATTCAATTTTACAACCTCAAGATGATCTGAAATATTGGATTGTGACTTCGCTAAATGTTCTTAACCGGGCATTCGAACATTCACCAAAATTATATACAATCACACCAGAGAAAATCCTCTCTTATTATATGAAGGGTGCTGCAGGATCGTTAGATGAGTTAACACGCTATGTTCCGCCCCATAAATCAATACCTGAACATCAGATATTCATTGGAAATATTAAAGTCGAAGAAAGTGAAGCCACATCTTGGAGTCAGGTTTATAATAATGTTTTGTATCTACGGATTAAACATTTTGAGCCTTGGACATCAAACGAGGTTGTTTCACTTTTAAAAGGCGCAAAAGATAAGCATGAAGGGATCATTTTAGATTTACGTGATAATGTTGGTGGACGCTTAGAGCAAGCTATTGAAATTGCAGACGCCTTTTTAGATAAAGGATTACTTGCCACAAGTAAAGGAAGACATCAAGATAGCTATCAAAAATTTGAAGCAAATGGCCAACGAGCTGTTTTTAACAATCCTTTAATATTACTTGTAAATCAAAAATCTGCGTCAGCTGCAGAAGTTCTAACCGCTGCCTTAAAAGAAAATGATCGCGCCTTAATTTTAGGACGTAAAACATATGGTAAAGGCAGTATTCAACGCGTTCAGGGATTACCCAATGATGGTTCCCTCGTATTTACCTGGGCAAGTCTTTATACACCTTTAGGCCACAGACTTAATAAAGTAGGTATTGACCCCTTTTTATCTATTGAAAAATTAAACCCCGCGCAACTTATTTGGTTGAAAAATTTAATTAAAACGGGCATTGCGCCGCAAAAGCTCACAAACACTTCTTATATGACGGGTAAATCTATAAATCCAGCAACACTTGAAAAAGATGAACTTGATCTAGCGCTTAGTATTCTCTCTAATAAAGAGTTTTATAAAAGCGCCCTTGCACTTCAAAGCCAAACAAATTTAACGCAAAACGCAATTAGTTAA
- a CDS encoding Glu/Leu/Phe/Val dehydrogenase dimerization domain-containing protein, translating into MTVFAARDFDDHEQVVFCSDRSNKLLAIIAIHNTNRGPSLGGCRMWPYATEQEAIDDALRLSRGMTYKSALAGLPYGGGKSVVIGNPRLDKTKELFESLGENVERLSGRYIIAEDVGTNVDDMETMLTKTRHVVGTRTGGSDNPSPFTALGVFVGIKAAVKHKMRVNNLDGIKIAVQGLGSVGYKLCELLHKEGAHLIVSDIDTELNEKAKKEFNAKISSLDEILAEECDVLAPCALGAIVNDDTIDNIKAKVIAGAANNQLAQNRHGLALAQRNILYTPDYVLNAGGLINVSYEQHGYNKAKAEAHVLTIYDTLLEIFQQADAEKLPTNVAADRIAENRFQKSVPKKNKIAV; encoded by the coding sequence ATGACGGTGTTTGCTGCACGCGATTTTGATGATCATGAACAAGTTGTTTTTTGTTCTGATCGTTCGAACAAATTACTCGCAATTATTGCAATACATAACACCAATCGTGGTCCATCGTTAGGTGGCTGCAGAATGTGGCCTTACGCGACAGAACAAGAAGCTATTGATGATGCTTTGCGTTTGTCTCGAGGCATGACTTATAAATCAGCTCTTGCTGGACTACCTTATGGTGGTGGTAAATCTGTTGTTATAGGCAATCCACGCCTTGACAAAACAAAAGAGCTTTTTGAGTCTTTAGGTGAAAATGTCGAAAGACTTTCAGGTCGTTATATTATTGCTGAAGATGTTGGTACAAATGTAGATGACATGGAAACAATGCTGACCAAAACAAGACATGTTGTGGGTACGCGAACCGGCGGAAGTGATAATCCATCGCCGTTTACGGCTTTAGGTGTTTTTGTTGGTATCAAAGCTGCTGTTAAACATAAAATGCGTGTAAATAATCTTGATGGTATTAAAATTGCAGTTCAAGGACTAGGTAGCGTTGGGTACAAATTATGTGAGTTATTGCATAAGGAAGGCGCTCATCTTATTGTCAGTGATATTGATACTGAGCTTAATGAAAAGGCAAAAAAAGAATTTAATGCTAAGATAAGCTCATTGGATGAAATACTCGCAGAAGAATGCGATGTTTTGGCACCTTGTGCATTAGGTGCAATTGTTAATGATGATACAATTGACAATATAAAAGCAAAGGTTATTGCTGGTGCTGCTAATAACCAGCTTGCACAAAATAGGCATGGTTTGGCGCTCGCACAACGTAACATTTTATACACCCCTGATTATGTACTTAATGCTGGTGGGTTAATTAATGTTTCGTATGAGCAACATGGGTATAATAAAGCAAAAGCTGAAGCACATGTTTTAACAATTTATGATACATTGTTAGAGATATTCCAACAGGCTGATGCTGAAAAATTACCTACAAACGTTGCTGCAGACAGAATAGCTGAAAATAGGTTTCAAAAATCAGTGCCTAAAAAAAATAAAATAGCCGTTTAA